The Rhizobium oryzihabitans genomic sequence CTCCGGCAGCAACACCGGCTCCGGCGCCCGCAGCGCCTGCTGCCACCGCACCGGCCGCTACTGCGCCTGCGGCAGCCGCTGCTGCCGTCAGCAAATATGTCGTTGAAAAGGGTGACTCGCTCTGGAAGATCGCTGCCGAAAAATATGGCGACGGCGCTCTCTGGACCAGAATTGCCAAGGCGAACACACTGAAGCATCCGAACCACATCGAGATCGGTGAGGAACTGGAGCTTCCGGCGCAATAAGCAGGAAGCAATAGACAGGGCAATTTGCCGCAGACAAGGAGCCGGCCCCCGGACATCGGGGCCGGCTTCTCATTTTCCATTTAAAAACAAAACATTACGGATTGCATTTTATCGAAAGACATCCTGCCGACCCCCCTGCCCGGAAAACACCCCAGCTGGTGGTTTAATCCTGAAAAATTTCGTCTAGAACACGTGAACAAATTGACGGCGCGGGCGTATAGCTCCGGCATTTCCGGCAAAACCCCTCACGGTTTACGTCCGGCATGCATAAAACAGACGATGGAGCGTTTTCGCCTTCAAACGAAACCGCTTCTCACGCAACCAGTCCGAGTTTCAGGGTGTCATTCATGGCGACAGAACTATCCGCACTCCCCGTAGACCATCCCGGCATAAGATTTGGCAAGGTCGGCGTTCTGCTCGTCAATCTCGGCACGCCGGATGGTACGGATTATTGGCCGATGCGCCGTTATCTGGCGGAATTCTTAAGCGACAAGCGCGTCATCGAATGGTCCCGCCTTTACTGGTATCCGATCCTTTACGGCATCGTCCTCAACAAGCGTCCGCAAAAGGTCGGCAAGGCCTATGAGGAAATCTGGAACCAGGAACGCGACGAAAGCTATCTGCGCACCTATACCCGCAGCCAGGGTGAGTTGATGGCAAAGGCGCTGACGGATCTGCCCAATGTCGTCGTTGACTGGGCGATGCGCTACGGGCAGCCTTGCATCGCCTCGAAAATCGACGCACTGAAGGAACAGGGCTGCGAAAAAATCCTGCTTTTTCCGCTCTACCCGCAATATGCCGCATCGACCACGGCAACCGTCAACGACAAGGCTTTCGAACACCTGATGAAGCTGCGCTGGCAACCTGCACTGCGCACCGTGCCGCCCTATCATGACGATCCGGCCTATATCGACGCGCTCGCCGCCTCCGTCAAAAACCATCTGGTGACGCTGGACTGGGAGCCGGAGATGCTGATCACCTCCTTCCACGGCATTCCGCAATCCTATTTCAAAAAGGGTGATCCCTATTATTGTCATTGCCAGAAGACCGCCCGCCTGCTGCGCGAAGCGCTGGGACGGACGGACAAGAATTTCATGATCACCTTCCAGTCGCGTTTCGGGCCGGAGGAATGGTTGCAGCCCTATACCGACAAAACCGTCGAAAAGCTGGCTTCAGAAGGCATCAAGCGCATCGCCGTCATGAATCCCGGCTTCGTATCGGATTGTCTTGAGACGCTTGAAGAAATTGCCGGTGAAGCCGGCGAGATTTTCCTGCATAATGGCGGCGAG encodes the following:
- the hemH gene encoding ferrochelatase → MATELSALPVDHPGIRFGKVGVLLVNLGTPDGTDYWPMRRYLAEFLSDKRVIEWSRLYWYPILYGIVLNKRPQKVGKAYEEIWNQERDESYLRTYTRSQGELMAKALTDLPNVVVDWAMRYGQPCIASKIDALKEQGCEKILLFPLYPQYAASTTATVNDKAFEHLMKLRWQPALRTVPPYHDDPAYIDALAASVKNHLVTLDWEPEMLITSFHGIPQSYFKKGDPYYCHCQKTARLLREALGRTDKNFMITFQSRFGPEEWLQPYTDKTVEKLASEGIKRIAVMNPGFVSDCLETLEEIAGEAGEIFLHNGGEKFTHIPCLNDSAEGMDVLEKVVRRELQGWV